A region of Deinococcus rubellus DNA encodes the following proteins:
- the rpmC gene encoding 50S ribosomal protein L29, which yields MKLSELRAVDAASVAKEVASRKEELMKLRFQGAVGNLAQPHRVRQLRKEVAQLLTLQGERQRQAGDK from the coding sequence ATGAAGCTCAGTGAGTTGCGCGCCGTTGACGCGGCCAGCGTGGCCAAGGAAGTGGCCTCGCGCAAAGAAGAACTGATGAAGCTGCGTTTCCAGGGCGCGGTGGGCAACTTGGCCCAGCCGCACCGGGTCCGTCAGCTCCGCAAAGAAGTGGCGCAACTGCTCACCCTCCAGGGCGAGCGTCAGCGCCAGGCAGGTGACAAGTAA
- the rplC gene encoding 50S ribosomal protein L3, with protein sequence MRKGILGTKIGMTQIWKGDRAVPVTVVMAGPCPVVQRKTLSNDGYEAVQVGFSPKSEKRLTRPQLGHLKKAGLGGMRYLREFRDFIPEGDTITVDIFGEGEKIDATGISKGRGTQGVMRRWNFSGGPASHGSKKWHRRPGSIGQRKTPGRVYKGKRMAGHWGVDRVTVQNLEVVEIRASENLILIKGAIPGMTGSLVELRQAVKGAK encoded by the coding sequence ATGAGGAAGGGGATTCTCGGCACCAAAATCGGCATGACCCAGATCTGGAAGGGCGACCGCGCCGTTCCGGTGACGGTGGTCATGGCCGGTCCCTGCCCCGTCGTGCAGCGCAAGACGCTGTCCAATGACGGTTACGAGGCCGTTCAGGTGGGCTTCTCGCCCAAATCCGAAAAGCGCCTGACCCGTCCCCAGCTCGGCCACCTCAAGAAGGCGGGCCTGGGCGGTATGCGCTATCTGCGCGAGTTCCGCGACTTCATTCCTGAAGGCGACACCATCACGGTGGACATCTTCGGTGAGGGCGAGAAGATCGACGCTACCGGTATCAGCAAGGGGCGCGGCACCCAGGGCGTCATGCGCCGCTGGAACTTCTCCGGCGGTCCGGCCAGCCACGGCTCTAAGAAGTGGCACCGTCGTCCCGGCTCCATCGGCCAGCGCAAGACGCCAGGCCGCGTGTACAAGGGCAAGCGCATGGCTGGACACTGGGGCGTTGACCGCGTCACGGTCCAGAACCTGGAAGTCGTGGAAATTCGCGCCAGCGAGAACCTGATTCTCATCAAAGGTGCCATCCCCGGCATGACCGGCAGCCTCGTCGAGCTGCGTCAGGCCGTGAAGGGAGCGAAGTAA
- the rpsQ gene encoding 30S ribosomal protein S17 translates to MARKTLQGTVVSDKADKTVSVKVERRFAHPLYGKVVTRSHKYAAHDENNDYKTGDRVEILAVRPISKSKTWKVTQLLERPRGIETTAVETEGGQA, encoded by the coding sequence ATGGCCAGAAAGACCCTTCAGGGCACCGTCGTGAGCGACAAGGCTGACAAGACCGTCAGCGTCAAGGTCGAGCGAAGATTCGCCCACCCCCTTTACGGCAAAGTCGTGACCCGCAGCCACAAGTACGCGGCCCACGACGAGAACAACGACTACAAGACCGGCGACCGCGTGGAGATTCTGGCGGTGCGTCCCATCAGCAAGTCCAAAACCTGGAAGGTCACGCAGTTGCTCGAGCGCCCGCGCGGCATCGAGACCACCGCCGTTGAAACCGAAGGCGGCCAAGCATGA
- the rplP gene encoding 50S ribosomal protein L16, translating to MLLPKRTKYRKQMRGRMRGDAKGGDYVAFGDFGLIAMEPAWIKSNQIEACRIVMSRHFRRGGKIYIRIFPDKPVTKKPAETRMGKGKGAVEFWVSVVKPGRVMFEVSGVTEDQAKEAFRLAGHKLPIQTKMVKREVYDEAQ from the coding sequence ATGCTGCTTCCCAAGCGCACCAAATACCGTAAGCAGATGCGTGGCCGCATGCGCGGTGACGCCAAGGGCGGCGACTACGTGGCCTTCGGTGACTTCGGCCTGATCGCCATGGAACCGGCCTGGATTAAGAGCAACCAGATCGAGGCCTGCCGCATCGTGATGAGCCGTCACTTCCGGCGCGGCGGTAAGATCTACATCCGTATCTTCCCCGACAAGCCCGTGACCAAGAAGCCCGCCGAAACCCGAATGGGCAAAGGTAAGGGTGCTGTGGAGTTCTGGGTGAGCGTGGTCAAGCCAGGGCGCGTGATGTTCGAGGTTTCGGGCGTCACCGAGGATCAGGCCAAGGAAGCCTTCAGGCTCGCGGGGCACAAGCTCCCGATTCAGACCAAGATGGTCAAGCGCGAGGTTTACGATGAAGCTCAGTGA
- the rplV gene encoding 50S ribosomal protein L22: MQAKAIARYIRISPRKVRLVVDVIRGKNVRDAEDLLRFVPRAASTPVDKVLKSAKANAVNNHDMIEDRLYVSQIFVDVGPTLKRLIPRARGSANIIKKRTSHITVILEERA, encoded by the coding sequence ATGCAGGCCAAAGCGATTGCACGCTACATCCGTATCAGCCCGCGCAAGGTTCGCCTTGTTGTGGACGTGATTCGCGGCAAGAACGTCCGTGACGCCGAAGACCTGCTGCGCTTCGTGCCCCGAGCGGCCAGCACCCCTGTGGACAAGGTGCTGAAAAGCGCCAAGGCCAACGCGGTCAACAATCACGACATGATCGAGGACCGTCTCTACGTGTCGCAGATCTTCGTGGACGTCGGGCCGACCCTCAAGCGCCTCATCCCGCGTGCCCGTGGCAGTGCCAACATCATCAAGAAGCGCACCAGCCACATCACCGTCATTCTGGAGGAGCGCGCCTAA
- the rplX gene encoding 50S ribosomal protein L24 — protein sequence MPQGKFSAPKPGKHHNNKLHVKKGDTVIVNRGKHKGATGTVLFASPEDQKIVVEGVNIVKKHVKPTPGNTAGGIDEREGAMHASKVQLVDPETGKATRIRKTIVDGKKVRVGAQSGKTID from the coding sequence ATGCCGCAGGGTAAATTCAGCGCCCCCAAGCCCGGCAAGCACCACAACAACAAGTTGCACGTCAAGAAGGGCGACACCGTGATCGTCAACCGGGGCAAGCACAAGGGTGCAACCGGCACCGTGCTGTTTGCCAGCCCGGAAGACCAGAAGATCGTCGTCGAGGGCGTCAACATCGTCAAGAAGCACGTCAAGCCCACGCCCGGTAACACGGCGGGCGGCATTGACGAGCGCGAAGGGGCCATGCATGCTTCCAAGGTGCAGCTCGTTGACCCTGAGACCGGCAAGGCCACCCGCATCCGCAAAACCATCGTGGACGGCAAGAAAGTCCGCGTGGGCGCGCAGAGCGGCAAAACCATCGACTGA
- the rpsE gene encoding 30S ribosomal protein S5 has product MTFNRRNDRNNSENSEFEEKLINVNRTAKTYQGGRRFRFAALVILGDRNGRVGMGIGKAKEVPVAIEKAKSVARKNMITVPVENGTIPHEIVGVSTASRVLLKPASAGTGVIAGTVPRSIAELAGITNLLSKEIGSRNQINVAYAVFDGFKNLRTAKQVRALRGAPAAAPAATTPMVPVAPEGAPQ; this is encoded by the coding sequence TTGACTTTTAATCGCAGAAACGACCGCAACAACAGCGAGAACAGCGAGTTCGAAGAAAAGCTGATCAACGTCAACCGCACCGCCAAAACCTACCAGGGTGGACGGCGTTTCCGCTTCGCCGCGCTGGTCATCCTGGGTGACCGCAACGGCCGGGTGGGCATGGGCATCGGTAAGGCCAAGGAAGTGCCGGTGGCGATTGAGAAAGCCAAATCGGTGGCCCGCAAGAACATGATCACCGTGCCGGTTGAGAACGGCACCATTCCGCACGAGATCGTGGGCGTCAGCACCGCCAGCCGGGTGCTTCTCAAGCCCGCCAGTGCGGGTACCGGCGTCATCGCGGGCACCGTGCCGCGTTCGATTGCTGAACTGGCCGGAATCACCAACCTGCTGAGCAAAGAGATCGGCAGCCGCAACCAGATCAACGTGGCTTACGCCGTGTTCGACGGGTTCAAGAACCTGCGGACGGCCAAGCAGGTCCGTGCGCTGCGCGGCGCGCCTGCTGCGGCTCCGGCGGCCACGACCCCGATGGTTCCGGTGGCCCCAGAAGGAGCGCCTCAATGA
- the rpsH gene encoding 30S ribosomal protein S8, which translates to MLSDPIADMLTRIRNATRTFKETVDIPASKFKEQLAHLLVKEGFVTAVERVRDEGMRFDVLRVTLRYGHKREQVIKHIERISRPGRRAYVSHENLPRIQRGLGLAVVSTSKGLLADRDARKEGVGGEVVCVLW; encoded by the coding sequence ATGCTGAGTGATCCCATCGCTGATATGCTCACGCGCATTCGCAACGCGACGCGCACCTTCAAAGAGACCGTGGACATCCCGGCCTCCAAATTTAAAGAGCAACTCGCTCACCTTCTCGTAAAAGAGGGTTTCGTCACTGCTGTCGAGCGTGTGCGCGACGAGGGCATGAGGTTCGACGTGTTGCGCGTGACCCTGCGCTACGGCCACAAGCGTGAGCAGGTCATCAAGCACATCGAACGCATCAGCCGCCCTGGTCGGCGCGCTTATGTGAGCCACGAGAACCTGCCGCGCATTCAGCGTGGTCTGGGTCTGGCTGTCGTGTCCACCAGCAAAGGCTTGCTGGCGGACCGCGACGCGCGCAAGGAAGGCGTGGGCGGCGAAGTCGTCTGCGTCCTCTGGTAA
- the rplB gene encoding 50S ribosomal protein L2, translating into MAVKKYRPYTPSRRHMTTADFSGLTKKKPEKNLTEALPKTGGRNNHGRITSRFIGGGHKRVYRIIDFKRRGKAGVNAKVASIEYDPNRSARIALLHYLDGEKRYILAPEGLSVGMTVQTGPEAEPKVGNALPLRFIPVGTVVHGVELTPGRGAQLARSAGTSIQLQGKESDYVILRLPSGELRRVHTECYATIGAVGNAEHKNINLGKAGRSRWLGNKPHQRGSAMNPVDHPHGGGEGRTGAGRQPVSPWGQLAKGLKTRRKRRVSDRFIITRRGGK; encoded by the coding sequence ATGGCCGTTAAGAAGTACCGTCCCTATACCCCGTCGCGCCGTCATATGACGACCGCCGATTTTTCGGGGTTGACCAAGAAGAAGCCCGAGAAGAACCTCACCGAAGCGCTGCCGAAAACCGGCGGGCGCAACAACCACGGACGCATCACCAGCCGCTTTATTGGCGGCGGGCACAAGCGCGTATACCGCATCATCGATTTCAAGCGCCGGGGCAAGGCGGGCGTGAACGCGAAAGTCGCCTCCATCGAGTACGATCCCAACCGCAGCGCCCGCATCGCCCTGCTGCACTACCTCGACGGCGAGAAGCGCTACATCCTCGCGCCTGAGGGCCTCAGCGTGGGCATGACGGTGCAGACCGGCCCCGAGGCCGAACCCAAGGTCGGTAACGCCCTGCCGCTGCGCTTTATCCCGGTGGGCACGGTTGTTCACGGCGTGGAACTGACCCCCGGTCGAGGCGCGCAGCTCGCCCGCTCGGCAGGTACCAGCATCCAGCTTCAGGGCAAGGAAAGCGACTACGTGATCCTGCGCCTGCCCAGCGGTGAGCTGCGCCGCGTGCATACCGAGTGCTACGCCACCATCGGAGCTGTCGGCAACGCCGAGCACAAGAACATCAACCTCGGCAAGGCCGGACGCAGCCGCTGGCTGGGCAATAAACCGCACCAGCGAGGCAGCGCCATGAACCCGGTGGATCACCCACACGGCGGTGGCGAGGGCCGTACCGGAGCAGGCCGCCAGCCGGTCAGCCCCTGGGGCCAGCTTGCCAAGGGTCTCAAGACCCGGCGCAAGCGTAGGGTTTCGGACCGTTTCATCATCACCCGCCGTGGCGGGAAGTAA
- the rpsN gene encoding 30S ribosomal protein S14, with protein sequence MAKTSKIVKQKQREAVVAKYADKRQAMKDAGDYYGLSQLPRDASPTRLHNRCEFTGRPRGYIRFFGVSRIVLREMASRGELPGVRKASW encoded by the coding sequence ATGGCGAAGACGAGTAAAATTGTCAAGCAAAAGCAGCGTGAAGCGGTGGTCGCCAAGTACGCCGACAAGCGCCAGGCGATGAAGGATGCGGGCGACTACTACGGCCTCTCGCAGCTCCCGCGTGATGCCAGCCCTACCAGGCTGCACAACCGCTGCGAATTCACGGGCCGCCCGCGCGGCTACATCCGCTTTTTTGGCGTCAGCCGCATCGTGCTGCGCGAAATGGCCAGCCGGGGCGAGTTGCCCGGCGTCCGCAAAGCGAGCTGGTAA
- the rpmD gene encoding 50S ribosomal protein L30, whose protein sequence is MKITLKRSVIGRPQYQVDTVKALGLKKIGDSREVSESAAVRGMVKTVQHLLEVEA, encoded by the coding sequence ATGAAAATTACCCTCAAGCGCAGCGTGATCGGGCGTCCCCAGTATCAGGTGGACACCGTGAAAGCGCTGGGCCTCAAGAAAATCGGCGACAGCCGTGAAGTCTCCGAGAGTGCAGCGGTTCGCGGCATGGTCAAGACAGTGCAGCATCTGTTGGAGGTGGAAGCGTGA
- the rpsJ gene encoding 30S ribosomal protein S10 — MVAPKIRIKLRGFDHKALDQSASKIVDTVRRTGADVTGPVPLPTRIRRFCVLRSPFIDKDSQEHFEIRTHNRLVDIMNPTKKTIDSLMTLDLPTGVDIEIKTVGGRA; from the coding sequence ATGGTAGCCCCCAAAATCCGTATCAAACTGCGTGGCTTTGACCACAAGGCGCTCGACCAGTCCGCCAGCAAGATCGTGGACACCGTGCGCCGCACCGGCGCGGACGTGACCGGCCCCGTGCCGCTTCCGACCCGCATTCGCCGCTTCTGCGTCTTGCGCTCGCCTTTTATTGACAAAGACAGCCAGGAGCACTTCGAGATCCGTACCCACAACCGCTTGGTGGATATCATGAACCCCACCAAGAAGACCATCGACTCGCTCATGACCCTCGATCTGCCCACTGGTGTGGACATCGAGATCAAGACAGTGGGTGGGCGCGCATGA
- the rplW gene encoding 50S ribosomal protein L23: MSEKAYAGMEKGVYTFWVKPGSTKTDVRNAVQQAFGVKVVKVTTFNVEGKVKRVGKYTGNRNDRKKAMVKLADGQKIEALEGLV, encoded by the coding sequence ATGAGCGAGAAAGCTTATGCGGGCATGGAAAAAGGTGTCTACACCTTCTGGGTCAAGCCCGGCTCCACCAAAACGGACGTTCGCAACGCGGTGCAGCAGGCGTTCGGCGTCAAGGTGGTCAAGGTCACGACCTTTAACGTCGAAGGCAAGGTCAAGCGGGTCGGTAAGTACACCGGCAACCGCAATGACCGCAAAAAAGCCATGGTCAAACTCGCCGATGGCCAGAAGATCGAGGCCCTCGAGGGTCTGGTTTAA
- the rplR gene encoding 50S ribosomal protein L18, with translation MSTANETNTRRKLRNRRKVRVAAAPERPRLSVYRSSKYIYAQLIDDVTGTTIAQAGGKSLKEGNKTESAAAVGKALAVAATEKGVKAVVFDRGQYRYHGRVKALADAAREGGLDF, from the coding sequence ATGAGCACGGCCAACGAAACCAACACCCGCCGCAAGCTGCGCAACCGCCGCAAGGTGCGCGTCGCCGCTGCGCCCGAGCGTCCGCGCTTGAGCGTCTACCGTTCTAGCAAATACATCTACGCCCAACTGATTGACGATGTCACCGGCACCACCATCGCGCAGGCCGGGGGCAAGTCACTCAAGGAAGGCAACAAAACCGAGTCTGCCGCCGCTGTCGGTAAGGCGCTGGCCGTCGCTGCCACCGAGAAGGGCGTCAAGGCGGTCGTGTTCGACCGTGGCCAGTACCGCTACCACGGACGCGTGAAGGCGCTCGCAGACGCGGCGCGGGAGGGTGGCCTTGACTTTTAA
- the rpsC gene encoding 30S ribosomal protein S3, translating into MGNKVNPNGFRLGITKGWNSRWYAGKKTYSTLVREDEMIRQLVNKELKAAGIARIEIERAGQQVNVIISAAKPGIVIGKGGESIKRLRGQIERMVSAGTVAVNVAEIPNPNTSAPLVALRIAEQIERRFAFRRAMKQAAQRVMESGARGVKVVMSGRLGGAEQARTEKVLEGRVPLHTLRADIDYGTALAKTSYGIIGIKVLVFNGEVIGGKTETVAKPPRQERGERRPEGGDRNNRRRPTARRRTGGE; encoded by the coding sequence ATGGGAAATAAAGTCAACCCGAACGGGTTTCGCCTCGGCATTACCAAGGGCTGGAACAGCCGCTGGTACGCCGGGAAGAAGACCTACAGCACCCTGGTCAGGGAAGACGAGATGATCCGTCAGCTCGTCAACAAGGAACTCAAGGCCGCTGGAATTGCCCGCATCGAGATTGAGCGCGCTGGCCAGCAGGTCAACGTGATCATCTCTGCGGCCAAACCCGGCATCGTGATCGGCAAGGGCGGCGAGAGCATCAAGCGCTTGCGCGGCCAGATCGAGCGCATGGTCAGTGCGGGTACGGTGGCGGTCAACGTCGCCGAGATTCCCAACCCCAACACCAGCGCGCCGCTGGTGGCCCTGCGGATCGCCGAGCAGATCGAGCGCCGCTTCGCCTTCCGCCGCGCCATGAAGCAGGCGGCCCAGCGCGTCATGGAATCCGGCGCGCGCGGCGTCAAGGTGGTCATGAGTGGCCGTCTGGGCGGAGCCGAGCAGGCCCGCACCGAGAAGGTGCTGGAAGGCCGCGTGCCGCTGCACACCCTGCGCGCCGATATCGACTACGGCACGGCCCTGGCGAAGACCTCCTACGGCATCATCGGCATCAAGGTGCTGGTGTTCAACGGCGAAGTCATCGGCGGCAAAACCGAAACCGTGGCCAAGCCCCCCCGCCAGGAGCGCGGCGAGCGCCGTCCCGAGGGCGGCGACCGCAACAACCGCCGCCGCCCCACCGCCCGTCGGCGGACCGGAGGTGAATGA
- the rplF gene encoding 50S ribosomal protein L6 produces the protein MSRIGRQPIAVPSGVSASIADSIFKVKGPRGELTVPFNRDLTVKQDGDQIVVTRPDDRQDHRSLHGLTRTLVANAVKGVSDGFVINLELRGVGYRAKLTGKNLEMTIGYSHPVIIEPPAGVSFTVPEPTKIDVSGIDKQLVGQVAANVRRVRKPDAYHGKGVRFLGQKIALKAGKAGATGGKGKK, from the coding sequence ATGTCCCGTATCGGTAGACAACCCATCGCTGTGCCGAGTGGCGTAAGCGCCAGCATCGCTGACAGCATATTCAAGGTCAAAGGCCCCAGAGGCGAACTGACAGTTCCCTTCAACCGTGACCTGACGGTCAAGCAGGACGGCGACCAGATCGTCGTGACCCGCCCGGATGATCGTCAGGATCACCGCTCGCTGCACGGCCTGACCCGCACCCTGGTTGCCAATGCTGTCAAGGGCGTGTCCGACGGCTTCGTCATCAACCTGGAGCTGCGCGGCGTCGGTTACCGTGCCAAGCTGACCGGTAAGAATCTGGAAATGACCATCGGCTACAGCCACCCGGTCATCATCGAGCCGCCCGCTGGCGTGAGTTTCACGGTGCCGGAACCCACCAAGATTGACGTGTCGGGCATCGACAAGCAGCTCGTCGGTCAAGTCGCCGCCAACGTCCGCAGAGTCCGCAAGCCCGACGCCTATCACGGCAAGGGTGTGCGCTTCCTCGGTCAGAAAATCGCCCTCAAGGCCGGTAAGGCCGGAGCCACGGGCGGAAAGGGTAAGAAATGA
- the rpsS gene encoding 30S ribosomal protein S19 — protein sequence MPRSLKKGPFVDDHLLNKVDAQNAKKEKRLIKTWSRRSTVVPEMIGHTIAVYNGKQHLPVFVNEQMIGHKLGEFSPTRSYRGHGSEKSAKGSKKK from the coding sequence ATGCCCCGTAGCCTGAAGAAAGGGCCGTTCGTGGATGACCACCTCCTGAACAAGGTGGACGCCCAGAACGCCAAGAAAGAAAAGCGCTTGATCAAGACCTGGAGTCGGCGCTCGACCGTCGTGCCCGAGATGATCGGCCACACCATCGCTGTTTACAACGGCAAGCAGCATCTGCCGGTGTTCGTCAACGAACAGATGATCGGCCACAAACTTGGCGAATTCAGCCCGACCCGCAGCTACCGGGGTCACGGATCTGAAAAGTCTGCCAAAGGGAGCAAGAAGAAGTAA
- the tuf gene encoding elongation factor Tu translates to MAKGTFERTKPHVNIGTIGHVDHGKTTLTAAITYTAASIDASIETMRYDQIDKAPEEKARGITINTAHVEYSTAARHYSHVDCPGHADYVKNMITGAAQMDGAILVVSSADGPMPQTREHILLAKQVGVPHIVVFMNKVDMVDDEELLELVEMEVRELLAKYDFPGDDVPVVKGSALRALEALTATPKMARGTDKWVDNVWELLDAVDSYIPTPERDTDKAFLMPVEDVFTITGRGTVATGRVERGIVKVQDDVEIIGLRDLRKTTVTGIEMHRKLLDSGMAGDNVGVLLRGVARDDVERGQVLAKPGSIKPHTKFEASVYVLSKDEGGRHSAFFGGYRPQFYFRTTDVTGVVELSEGVEMVMPGDNVTFTVDLIKPIAMEEGLRFAIREGGRTVGAGVVTKIVE, encoded by the coding sequence CGGTCACGTCGATCACGGCAAGACCACTTTGACGGCGGCCATCACCTACACCGCCGCCTCGATTGACGCCAGCATCGAGACCATGCGTTACGACCAGATCGACAAGGCCCCCGAGGAAAAGGCGCGCGGCATCACCATCAACACCGCCCACGTCGAGTACTCCACTGCCGCGCGTCACTACTCCCACGTCGACTGCCCTGGCCACGCCGACTACGTCAAGAACATGATCACCGGTGCCGCCCAGATGGACGGCGCGATTCTGGTCGTGTCGAGCGCTGACGGCCCCATGCCCCAGACCCGCGAGCACATCCTGCTCGCCAAGCAGGTCGGCGTGCCCCACATCGTCGTCTTCATGAACAAGGTCGACATGGTCGACGATGAGGAGCTCCTCGAGCTCGTCGAGATGGAAGTTCGCGAACTCCTCGCCAAGTACGACTTCCCCGGCGACGATGTGCCGGTCGTCAAGGGCAGCGCCCTGCGCGCCCTCGAAGCCCTGACCGCCACCCCCAAAATGGCGCGCGGCACCGACAAGTGGGTCGACAACGTCTGGGAGCTCCTCGACGCCGTCGATTCCTACATCCCCACCCCTGAGCGTGACACCGACAAGGCCTTCCTGATGCCGGTCGAGGACGTCTTCACCATCACCGGACGTGGCACGGTCGCCACTGGGCGCGTCGAGCGCGGCATCGTCAAGGTCCAGGACGACGTCGAGATCATCGGCCTGCGCGATCTGCGCAAGACCACCGTCACCGGCATCGAGATGCACCGCAAGTTGCTCGACTCCGGTATGGCCGGCGACAACGTGGGCGTGCTGCTGCGCGGCGTCGCCCGCGACGACGTGGAGCGCGGTCAGGTGCTGGCCAAGCCCGGGTCGATCAAGCCGCACACCAAGTTCGAGGCCAGCGTGTACGTGCTGAGCAAGGACGAGGGCGGGCGTCACTCGGCGTTCTTCGGCGGCTACCGTCCGCAGTTCTACTTCCGCACGACGGACGTGACGGGCGTGGTGGAACTGTCCGAGGGCGTGGAAATGGTGATGCCCGGCGATAACGTGACCTTTACCGTGGACCTGATCAAGCCGATTGCCATGGAAGAGGGCCTCAGATTCGCCATCCGCGAAGGTGGCCGCACCGTCGGCGCGGGCGTCGTCACCAAGATCGTGGAGTGA
- the rplE gene encoding 50S ribosomal protein L5, whose product MQQLKQKYNDEVRPALVQQFSYSSVMAAPRIEKIVVNEGLGSAKEDSKAIDKAAKELGLITLQKPIITKAKKSISNFKLRAGMPVGIKVTLRGDRMYVFLEKLINIGLPRIRDFRGVNPNAFDGRGNYNLGIKEQLIFPEITYDMVDKTRGMDITIVTTARNDEEGRALLAGMGLPFRK is encoded by the coding sequence ATGCAGCAGCTCAAGCAAAAATACAATGACGAAGTGCGCCCGGCGCTGGTGCAGCAATTCAGCTACAGCTCGGTGATGGCCGCGCCGCGCATCGAGAAGATTGTGGTCAACGAGGGTCTGGGGTCGGCCAAAGAAGACAGCAAGGCGATCGACAAGGCCGCCAAAGAGTTGGGCCTGATCACCCTGCAAAAGCCGATCATCACCAAGGCCAAGAAGAGCATCTCCAACTTCAAGCTGCGTGCCGGAATGCCGGTGGGCATCAAGGTGACGCTGCGCGGCGACCGCATGTACGTCTTCCTGGAAAAGCTGATCAACATCGGTCTGCCGCGTATCCGCGACTTCCGTGGGGTCAATCCCAACGCCTTCGATGGACGCGGTAACTACAACCTCGGCATCAAAGAGCAGCTCATCTTTCCGGAAATCACCTACGACATGGTCGACAAGACGCGCGGCATGGACATCACCATCGTGACAACGGCCCGCAACGATGAGGAAGGTCGGGCGCTGCTGGCTGGCATGGGCCTTCCTTTCCGCAAGTAA
- the rplD gene encoding 50S ribosomal protein L4, producing MAQINVVGNNARTIQLELPKANPNLLHEVVTWQLAKRRAGTASTKTRTQVSATSKKMYSQKGTGNARHGDRGAPNFVGGGVAFGPKPRSYAYSLPKKVRQLGLAMALSDRSEQGKLLAVDGFGLSDHKTKGFVSWAKDNGMDGSERVFLVTDDAVVRRAARNLPWVTALPVAGLNVYDILRHERLVIDAAVLEPARTDVQEGEQQ from the coding sequence ATGGCTCAGATCAACGTGGTGGGCAACAACGCCCGCACCATTCAGTTGGAGTTGCCCAAAGCCAACCCCAACCTGCTGCACGAGGTCGTGACCTGGCAGCTTGCCAAGCGCCGCGCCGGAACGGCCAGCACCAAGACCCGTACCCAGGTCAGTGCGACCAGCAAGAAGATGTACAGCCAGAAAGGCACCGGTAACGCCCGTCACGGCGACCGTGGTGCGCCCAACTTCGTGGGCGGCGGCGTGGCCTTCGGTCCCAAGCCGCGCAGCTACGCCTACAGCCTGCCCAAGAAGGTCCGTCAGCTCGGTCTGGCGATGGCCCTGTCTGACCGCAGCGAGCAGGGCAAACTGCTGGCGGTTGACGGCTTTGGCCTCAGCGACCACAAAACCAAGGGCTTCGTGAGCTGGGCCAAGGACAACGGCATGGACGGCTCCGAGCGCGTGTTTCTGGTGACGGACGACGCTGTCGTGCGCCGCGCGGCGCGCAACCTGCCGTGGGTCACGGCGCTGCCAGTGGCAGGCCTCAACGTCTACGACATCCTGCGCCACGAGCGTCTGGTTATTGACGCCGCCGTGCTGGAACCCGCCAGAACGGACGTTCAGGAAGGTGAGCAGCAGTGA
- the rplN gene encoding 50S ribosomal protein L14 yields MIMPQSRLDVADNSGAREIMCIRVLNSGIGGKGLTTGGGGNKRYAHVGDIIVASVKDAAPRGTVKSGDVVKAVVVRTSFAIKRADGSVIRFDKNAAVIINNQGEPRGTRVFGPVARELRDRRFMKIISLAPEVL; encoded by the coding sequence ATGATCATGCCCCAGTCCCGCCTCGACGTGGCGGACAACAGTGGCGCGCGCGAGATCATGTGCATCCGCGTGCTCAACAGCGGCATCGGCGGCAAGGGCCTGACCACCGGCGGCGGCGGCAACAAGCGCTACGCCCACGTCGGTGACATCATCGTGGCCTCCGTGAAAGACGCTGCCCCGCGCGGCACTGTCAAGAGCGGTGACGTGGTCAAGGCCGTGGTCGTCCGGACCAGCTTTGCCATCAAGCGTGCCGACGGTTCGGTCATCCGCTTTGACAAGAACGCTGCCGTGATCATCAACAACCAGGGTGAGCCGCGCGGCACCCGCGTCTTCGGGCCGGTGGCCCGCGAGTTGCGCGACCGCCGCTTCATGAAGATCATCTCGCTGGCCCCGGAGGTGCTGTGA